The Stigmatella ashevillena genomic sequence CACCGGGAGCCGGTCCCAAGCGATGTGCGGGTTGGGCTCGCGCAGGTGCAGGTGCGGGAACATCTCCCCGCCCTGCACCGAGAGCACGGCCTTGAGCAGCCCGGCCATGCCCGCCGCGGACTCCAGGTGCCCCAGGTTCGTCTTCACCGAGCCGACCCACAGTGGAGACGCCGCGCTGCGGCCTTCGCCGTACGCCGCCACCAGCGCGTCGATCTCGATGGGATCTCCGAGCGACGTGCCGGTCCCGTGCGCCTCGACGTAACCTACCTCTTCCGGCTTCACGCGCGCAGCACCGAGCGCCTCACGGATGACCGCCTGCTGCGAGCGCCCGTTGGGCACGGTGAAGCCGCTGGACGCGCCGTCGTGGCTCACCGCGCCGCCGAGCAGCGTCGCGAGGATGCGGTCGCCGTCGCGCTGCGCGTCCGAGAGCCGCTTGAGCACCACCACGCCACAGCCCTCACCGCGCGCGATGCCGTTGGCCTGCGCGTCGAACGTCTTGCAACGCGCATCCGGAGACAGAGCGCGCAGCCGCGAGAGCATCACGAACGAGAGCGGAGACAGGAGCAGCATCACGCCACCGGCGATGGCCGTGCTGCACTCGCCCGCGCGCAAGCTCTGGCAGGCCAGCTGGACCGCCACCAGCGACGACGCGCAGGCGGTGTCCAGGGCCATGCTCGGCCCCTGGAGCCCCAGCGTGTAGGAAATCCGGCCCGCCGAGAACGCGAAGCCCCAGCCGGTGGCGGTGTACGGATCGATTCCCGAGGGATCGGTGCCGCTCAGGAACGCATAGTCGCTGACACTGATGCCCACGAAGACGCCGGTGCGCGAGCCCGCAAGCCGCTGCGGCGGCAACCCCGCGTTCTCCAGCGCCTCCCAGCTCACCTCGAGCAGCAGCCGCTGCTGGGGGTCCATCTGGTTCGCTTCGCGCCGCGAGATGCCGAAGAACCCCGCGTCGAACTCGGCCACCCCCGGGCCCTGCAGAAAGCCGCCCGAGCGCGTGTACATCTTCCCGGCCATGTCCGGGTCCGGGTGGTACCAGCGGTCGATGTCCCAGCGGTCCTTGGGAACCTCGATGATGGCGTCGCGCCCCTCGCGCAGCAGTTGACGGTACGAGTCGAGGTCGCTCACCCCTCCGGGGAAGCGGCACCCCGCACCGACGATGGCGATGGGCTCGCGCTGCGCGTGTTCGAGCGCATCCACCTTGCCCTGGAGCTTCTTGAGTGCCAGCAGCGTGCGCTTCTGCTGCGCAATGTCGGGTGTGTCGCTCATTCGCCGAGATCTTCCTCAGACAGCACGCTGCGCGTCAGCTCAAGCAGCTCAGCCGAGACTTCGTCCGCGGACAGCCCCTCGACCTCGGCCGCTGCCGCGTCCGTTCGCGGCTGCGGCGCCACGGGCGCGGATGCGGCTACGGACGCGGGCGCACCCGGGAACAGGCGCCCTTTGAGGTAGCGAGAGAAGCGCTCCACGGTCGAGTGGTCGAACAGGGCCGAGGTGGCCAGCGGCACATCGAACGCGGCCTCCATGCGGCGCCGGAAGTGAACTGCGGAGAGCGAGTCCATCCCCAGCTCGTAGAACCCGCGCCAGGGCTCCGGCGGCCGCGAAGGCGGGTGCCCGAGCACCTCGCCGAGCTCCCCGCGCACGTGGGCAACGAGCAGTTCGTCCACCTCGTGTGGCGCTGCTGCCTTGAGACGCTCCCCGATCCGGGCTGCTGCGGGGGAGCTCCCGGCGGCCCCTGCCCGCCCAGCCGCGAGCTCCGCGAACAGCGCGGGCGGTCGCCGCGCGTCCGAGAACACGCCGTCCCAGTCCACCTGAGCGACGGCGACCTGAGGTCGTCCGCTCCCGAGCGCGGCCCCGAGCGCGCCGAGCGCGGCTTCAGGGGACATCGGACAGAGCCGGTGCGCTGCCCACCGCGCGGCGTCGAGTTTGGAGGACATCCCCGCGCCCGCCCAGGGACCGAAGTCCACGGCGGTCGCCGGGAGCCCGAGCTTGTGCCGGTGGTGCGCGAGCGCGCCGAGGAACGCATTGGCGGCGCCGTAGTTCGCTTGGCCGGGCGCACCGAAGAGGGCACCCACCGAGGAGAAGAGCACGAAGAGCTCCAAGGGCTGCCCTACGGTTAGCTCGTGCAGGCTCCATGCACCGTCGACCTTCGGGGCCATCACGTTGCGGAGCCGCTCGGGCGTGAGCTGAGGCAGCATCGCCTCGTCCAGTACACCGGCCGCGTGCACCACCCCGCGCAGCGGAGGCATGGACTTCGCCACGTGCACCAGTGCGTGGGACAACGCCTCACGGTCGACGACGTCGACGCTCGCCACGTGAACGTTGGCGCCCCTCGAGCGGAGCCGCTCCAGGGTCCCCGAGTGCGCTTGCAACGCAGGGCGACGCGCGAACAGCGCGAGGTGCCGGGCCCCGCGCTCCACCATCCACTCGGCAACCTGGAGCCCGAGCGCGCCGAGGCCGCCGGTGACCAGATAGGTGCCGTCCGACCGCAGCGATGGGGCATGGCCCCCTGCGGCCCGCACGCGCTCCAAGCGCGCCACGTACCGCCGCTCGCCACGCCAGGCAGCCTGTGACTCCCCATCCGTGCCGAGCTCTGCGAGCAGCTGTCCGGCGAGCGCGGTGCAATCCCCCGCGCCGAGATCCACGGCCCTGCACGAGAGCTCCGGCAGTTCCTGCTGCACCGAACGCGCGAAGCCCCAGAGCGGGGCCTGCGAGACGTCCACCTCCCCCCCTTCAACTGCCTGGCTCTCCCGCGTAACGAGCCAGAGCCGCGTGAGCGGCGTCACACCGGCCGCATGCAGCGCCTGGACGAGGCGCAGCGCACTCCCGGTACTCCGCACCTCGGCAGCACGGAGCGCTTCGAGCCCCGTGGCCGCTGCGTCGAGGCTGCAGGCGTGCACGACGCCCAGTGTGCCAGCCCAGCTGCTCGCCTGTACGATCTGTCCCTGGAACGGGGCAGCCGCGTCGAGCTCGCGCGTCACCTCGGCCGCAGAGAGGGACAGACACCGCTCGCCGCGCGCCTCGAGCGCCTTGACGAGCGAGGCGCCGACGCCACTTGCGTCGCAGAGCACGAGCCAGCCAGCCACGCTGCTGCTCCCAGCAACTGGCGCGGGCGCACTCCGCCAGGAGAGGGCGTACGTAACGCCGGGGGCTTCGTCGCTCCGGACGCCCGTCGCCTCGGGACCGCCGCGGCCCGGAAGCGGGTCGTCCACCCAGTAGCGCTCACGCTGCCACGCATAGCCGGGCAGCGCCACGCAGCGGCGCGCAGGGCCGTGCAGGGCCCGCCAGTCCAGAGCGGCGCCCTGGACGTACAACTGGCCTGCGCTCTGCATCAACGTCTGCCACGCGTCGCGCCCGCTTCGTAGGCTCGCGAGGCAGACGGCCTCGGGAGGCAGAACGCTGGCCGCGAGGCCGGAGAGCACCGGCTGGGGCCCCACCTCGAGGAACAGGCCGCGTCCACCCTTGACGAGTGTCTGCACGCCCTGCGCGAACCGCACGGGCTGGCGCAGCTGTTGCTCCCAGTACCGCGCGGAGATGGACAACGCCTGCTCACCCGTGAGGTTGGTGACCCACGCCACCTTCGGAGGGCGAAAGCTGACGGACGCCGCCGCACGCCCGAACGCCGGGAGCGCCGGCTCCATCAGTGCGGAGTGGAACGCATGGGACACCGTGAGCGCACGGATCTTGGTACCGCGCGACGCGAGCGCGCCGGCGATCGTGTCGACGTCCGCCGCCGGCCCCGAGAGCACCACGCTGCTGGGGCCGTTGAAGGCCGCGAGCGACACCGCCGGGTGCATCGCCAGGAGAGGGCGGACCTCTGCCTCCCCTCCCTGGACCGCCACCATCACGCCGCCCGCCGGCAGTTGCTGCATGAGGCGCGCGCGCTCGGCGACGAGCCGGATACCTTCCTCCAGCTCGAACACGCCAGCGACGCACGCGGCCGGGAACTCGCCCACGCTGTGGCCGAGCACCGCGTCCGGCACCACGCCCCACTCGCGCCACACCTCGCACAGCGCGTACTCGAGCGCGAACAGCGCTGGCTGCGTGTACTGCGTCTGGTCCAGCAGCGAGCCCTCGCCGAAGAGCACCTGCGTGAGTGGCAGAGGAAGCACTCCCTCGAGCGCCCGCGCGCAACGGTCGATGGCCTTGCGGAACGTGGGGTGCGACTCGTAGAGCTCGCGGCCCATCCCCGCGTACTGCGAGCCCTGTCCGGTGAAGAGGAACGTCAACTGCGGCCGCTGCTCCGCATGGGGCGTCCTGCCTGCGACGATGTGGCCGTGCGGAGCACCCTCGGCGTATGCGTCCAGCGCCTCGGCGAGCTCGTCGTGGCTCCTGCACACCGCGGCGAGCCGGAAGGTGTGGTGCGCTCTACGAGCGCCGGACGTGAAGCAGATGTCCGCGAGCGCCTCGCGTCGGCCCGCCTCCGAGCGCAGGAAGGCGGCGTGCGAGCGGGCCTGCGCGCGCAGCGCAGGCTCGCTGCGCGCAGACAGGGTGAGCAGGCTCCAGGGCCTCGCCGCCACCACGGACCGCGCAGCTGGGGCCGACGGCTCCTCGATCACCACGTGCGCGTTGGTGCCGCCAATCCCAAACGAGCTGACGCCCGCACGGCGCGGATGGGCGCCCTTCGGGAACGGCTGAGCCCGGGGGGGCACGAAGAACGGCGTGGAGGGGAAGTCGCAGCCGGGGTTGGGCTCCTGGAAGTGTGCGAGCGGGGGCAGCTCTCCACGCTCGAGCACGAGGACCGCCTTGATGAGGCCGGCGATGCCGGCGGCCGACTCCAGATGCCCGAGGTTCGCCTTCACGGAGCCCACGGCACAGGTGCCCCGCGGCACGCCCGAGAACACCTCCGCGAGCGCTTGCAACTCCAGCGGGTCTCCCACCCGCGTCGCGGTGCCGTGACACTCGAGGTACCCCACCGTCTCGGGCTCCACGCCCGCGAGGCTCAGGGCCTCGGAGATGACGCGCGCCTGACCCTCGTGGCTCGGCGCCATGTAGCCCACCTTCGAGGCGCCATCGTTGTTGATAGCAGACCCCTTGATGACGGCGCGGATCGGATCGCCGTCCTTCAGAGCATCCTCCAGGCGCTTGATGACGATGACCCCCAGGCCACTGCCCTGAATGGTCCCGGCGCCGCGCGCGTCGAAGCTGCGACAGCGCCCGTCAGGCGAGAGGATGCCGCCCTCCTGGTAGATGTAGCCCACGCGCTGCGGGACTCGCAGGCACACGCCGCCCGCGAGCGCCATGTCCGACTCGCCGTCCAGCACGCTCTGACACGCGAGATGCACCGCGACGAGCGACGTGGAACACGAGGTCTGCACACAGAGGCTCGGGCCGCGCAGGTTCAGCTTGTAGGAGACGCGGCTGGCCAGATAGTCCTTGTCGTTGGCAACCTGGAGCTGAAGGTGCTCGATGACGGGCATCGAGCCGGCCTCACGCAGGAACTTGCGGAGCAGGTACGTGGAGTAGCTGGTGCCCGCGAAAACACCGATGGCGCCCGAGTAGCGGCCAGGGTCCACGCCGCCGTTCTCCAGAGCCTCCCACGCGCACTCGAGGAACAGCCGATGCTGCGGGTCGATGAGCTCCACTTCCTTCGGGCTGAACCCGAAGAACTCCGCGTCGAACGTCTCGATGTCGTCCAGGACGGACGCGCGGCGCACGTACTTCGGGTTGCTCAGAGACGCCTCGCTGACGCCCGCCGCACGGAGCTCCGCGTCCGTGAGGTCGCTCACGCAATCGGCGCCGCTGCGGATGTTCTCCCAGAAGCGCTCGAGCGTGCTCGCGCCCGGGAAACGTCCCGCCATCCCGATGATTGCCAAATCCGCGCCGCTCATCCTTCCGCCCCCTTGCGGCGCCCGCGCGCTTCTCGCCGCGCCGCCGCGCGGTCCGCCCCAGCCTGCACCGCCGCTGCGGGCCCGCTCCCCTTCTGCGCCAGGAATGCCGCGAGCGAGCGCACCGTTGGGAAGCGGAACGGGTCCGTGGCGCGCACGTCGAGCTTCAACGTCTCGCGCAGCGCGGCGGTGATGCGCACGATGGCCGTGGAGTCCGCGCCCAGGTCGAAGAATTGGCCGTCCACGCTGAGCTCGGTGAGCTTGAGCTCCTCCTGGACGAGCCGGCTGATTTGAAGCTCGAGCTCATTGCCCGGCGCGACGAACGCAGCCTTCGGCTGCGCCTGCGCGAGCGCGAGCCCGGCCAGCGCCTGGCGGTCCACCTTGCCATTCGCGCTGAGCGGCAGCGAGTCCCCAAGCACGAGCGTGGGGAGCATGTGCGAGGGCAGCCGCTCGCGCAGGAACTCGAGGAGCGTCTCCTCGGACGCCTCCTGCTTGATGGACACGAACGCAACGAGCCGCTTCTTGCCGCCGGCAGGCGCGGCCACCGTCACCGCCGCCACCCGGACCGCCGGATGCTGCGCCAGTGCCGCTTCGATCTCCCCGAGCTCGATGCGGTGGCCCTGAATCTTCACCTGCAGGTCCTCGCGCCCGAGGAACTCGATGTTGCCGTCCGGGAGCAGGCGGCCGAGGTCGCCGCTGCGATACAGCCGCTCTCCGGTACGCGGATGCGTGATGAACTTCTGCCGCGTCTTCTCCGAGTCCCCCCAGTAGCCGAGCCCCACGCCGACACCCGCGATGTACAGCTGGCCGGGGACCCACACAGGCCGTGGCTCGAGCTGCTCGTCGAGCACGTAGTAGCGCGCGTTGGTCATCGGCCGTCCGTAGGGGATGCTCGGCCATGACGGGTCCACCGTCCCCACCGGGTAGCAGATGTCCCAGACGCATGTCTCCGTGGGCCCGCCCGCAGAGATGACCTGCGCCCCTGGCGCGAGCGCGCGAATGCGGTTGGGCAAAGTGACTGGCACCCAGTCCCCCGAGAGAACCACCTTGCGCAGAGAGGTCGGACGCGGCTGAGACGGGTCGCGCTCGAGCGTCTCGACCAGCATCTCCATGAAGGCGGGCACGCTATTCCAGAACGTCACCCGCTCGCGCGTCAGCAACTCCACCCAATGGAGCGGGTCCTTCACCGACGCCGCATCCGGCATCACCACGCAGCCGCCAGCCGCGAGCATCCCGAAGACGTCATAGACGGACAGGTCGTGGTTGAGCGCGGTCAGCGCGATGTTCCGGTCCCCGGTGCCAACGCCGAAGCGCGCGTTGACGTCGAGCATGCGGTTGACCGCGTTGCGGTGGCTGAGCATCGCCCCCTTCGGCACCCCGGTGGAGCCGGACGTGTAGATGACGTACGCGAGGTCCTCCGACGCGGGAGGAGCAGCCGGGCGCAGGGTTTCGGGGCCCTGCGGCTCGGCGTCCTCCACCAGGACGCGCTCGAGGCCCGGCGGCCAGAAGACCCTCGCGTCGACTTCCTGCTGCGTCAGCACCGCGCGCACCTGGCCCTGCTCGAGGAGGAGCTTCAGCCGCTCGGGGGGCAGCTCAGGGTCCACCGGCAGGTAGGCCGCGCCGCACCCATGGATCGCGAGCACGGCGACGAGCTGCTCCCACCCCTTCTCCAGCACCACGCCGACAAGGCTGCCCTTCGTGCAGCCGAGTGCCCCGAGCCGGTGGCTGAGCGCGTTGGCGCGCCCGTGCAGTTCCCCGTAGGTCAGCGTGCGGCGCGGGCTGATGACGGCCTCGGCGTGGGGGCGCGCTTGCACCTGCTTCTGAAAGAGTGAGTACAGGGTCTCGGTGGAGACCGGTGCGTCCGTGGCGTTGAGCTCCGCGAGCAGCCGCACCGTCTCAGCCGACAGCGCCACGCGCCGCGGACGGACCTCCGTCCAGGCCGTCTCATCCATCGCGAGCTGCTCGAGCAGGAGCCGGTAGCTCTCGAACATCTGGTCCAGCATGCCGGAGGGGAACAGCTCCTCCACCGAGTCCCAGGACGCGGCGAGCCCCCCGTCCTCCTGCTGGACCTGGTTGTCGATCCACAGCTGTGGCGTCTGTGTCAGCGTGAAGACCGGCTCGGAGATCTGCTTCCACGCGGACGCCCAGTCGGCGTAGCCCTCGGAGCGCAAGCTGAGCAGGCTCGCGAAGACGATGGGCAGCGACGCATTGGACGTCTTCTGGACGCGCGCCAGCTCCCGCAGCGCCTGCACCCCGCTGATGTGCTGCGTGTGCTCGATGTCCTGCCACAGCTGGGCCTGGGTCCGCTGGACGCGCGACTCGAAGCTCTCCGGGACGGAGAGGTCCAGTCCCAGGAGGATCATCGAGGTGAAGTCACCCAGCAGCTCGTTGACCTGAGGGTGCATGGGCATGCGGCTGAAGAGCGGGATGTTGAGCGTGAAGCGCGGGCTCTTGCTCCAGGCCGCGAGCACCTCGGCGTAGACCGAGATGAGAACCGACGAGAGCGTCAGTCCGCGCGCCTTCGCCCTCGCCTGCAGCTGCGCCCAGCGCGTCGCATCCAACCGTGCCACCCGGCGCTTGAACCGGCTCGTCTTGAGCGAAGAAGGCGCGCGGGCCAGCGGGAGCTCCGGAGCGGGCGGCAGCTCGCGCACGCGCGAGCGCCAGTACGCCAGGGACTGCTGCGCCGTCTGGCTGTCGTGCAGCTTGCGCTCCGCAAGGACGTAGTCCCGGTACGAGATGTCCAGAGCCGACAGCTCCGCGTCCGGGTCCTGATACGCCCGGGCGACGTCGTACGCGAGCAGCGCGAGGCTGCCGCCGTCGAGTTGGACCAGGTCGACGCTCTGGTGGAGCCGGGTGGCGCCGCCGGGCAGGAGCGTCGCGCGAACCTCGACCTGCGGCGCCCGGTCGAGCGGGAGGACCTGGTGCGAGAGCTCATCGCGCACCTGCGCGAGCCCGACCTCGACCTCCGCGGGCGAGGCCTGACTCAGGTCGAGCACGCCGATGCGCAGCGGCGGGACTTCGCGAAGAATCTGCTGACGCCCGTCCGGGAGGATGACCGCCCGGAGCATGTCGTGCCGGGCGATGACCTTCTGCCAAGCGCGCTCCATCCGGGGCACGTCCAGGGGGCGGAAGTCGTGCTCCCAGTACACGTGGATGGACACCTCGCCCATCTCCACGGCGCCGCCCCGCCCCAGCCAGTACGCCTGCTGGATGTCGGTGAGCGGGAACGGCTCGTAGCGGTTCGCGGGGTCGGCAACGAGCGGAGGGACTTCGGGCTCGACCGGCTGCGCCTTGCGCGCCCGGAGCAACGCGAGGAGCTGCGGCTTGTGCTCGGTGAGCCGCTGGCGGATCTCCGTGGTGAGCGCCCCCTTCGGAGCGTTCACGGACAGCTGGTCGCCCTCGCCGAGCGAGATATAAATCCCCTGCTGCGCGAGTCCGGAGAGAAGTTCGGTGACGCTCATAGCTGGATGACCTCGCGCTCCTCGGCGTCTGGGCCGTGAGCGGGGGGCGGCGGTGGATCGGCCAGGGCACTGGACGCCGCCAGGTGGTGCTCGATGTCCTGCGCGAGGTCCGCGATGCACGCGCCCGCGATCAGGCGCGCCACCGCGAGGTTGAACCCGAACTCGGACTTCAGCCTGCGTCGCAGCTCCACCGTCATCAGCGAGTCGAGCCCCAGGAGAACGAGCGACTTGTGCACGCTGAGCTCGCCGACGGCAACGCGCAGCGCCTTCGCGAGGTGGGCCGTCAGATGTGCCTGAAGGAGCGCGCGACGCTCCGGAGCCGACGCTGCATGAACACGCGCCACCGTGTCATCGGCGCGCGTGGATTCGACGGGCTCCAAGCCGTCCGTCGGCCGGTGCAGCCAGAACCGCCGACGCTGCCATGTGTACCCAGGGAACGTCACGACGCGTCGCCCATCAGGCCGGTCGAAGCTCCGCCAGTCGATCTCGACGCCACGCTCATAAAGTCGCGCCACGCACTCGGCCAGCGCATCCCAATCACCCCACCCTGCCCGGAGCGAAGGCAGAAAGCCGGGCACGCCGAAGTGGCCGGGCTCGCCCTGCGCCATGCCGAGCAGGACGGTGATCTTCTGACCCTCAAGCGCCCGAGCGGGATCCGCCCATCGAAACGGTGGGAGCGCCTCGAGCACCGGGTACCCTACACCGTCCTCCCGCAGGGGCCGCGCTGCGAGCGTGCGCACGGCCGTCTCGAGCTCGATGGCCCCTGCCACACACGCGGCCGTCACCTCGCCGACGCCCTTGCCGAGCACCACCGCCGGACGCACGCCCCACGCCTTCCACAGCTCGGCGAGCGCGAAACCGAGGGAAAACTGGGCTTGTTCTGCGGCGGGCACCTCCCGCTGCGCCCCCGAGGCCGCGAAGGCGGCGGTGCAGCGGTCGAGTGCGTCCCGGAACACCGGCTGAGTCGCGTACAGTTCCTGCCCGGGCGCGCCCTGCAGCATGAGCTGCTCCTGGAAGAGGAACCCCACCACCTGCTGCTCGCGGCGCGCAGCCGACTCTCCCCCTCGCCAAGCACGGAGCCGGTCGCTCAGCTGCGCGGGAGTCTGACCGGTAACCGCGAGGCGGTGTGAGAAGTGGGCGCGTGCGGCGTTCGCGGTGAAGCAGAAGTCCCCAAGCGACTGCTCGGGGGTCGCGTCGAGCAGCGGCGCCACGCGCTCCACCTGCGCGGCGAGCGCTTCGGCCGAGCTCGCGGACAGCGTGAGCACGTGAACGGACCGCCGCGCCGTCACGTCCGCGACGCTCCGGAGCGGTGGCTCCTCGAGGAGCACGTGCGCGAGGGCGCCGCTCAGGCCGAAGCCGGTGACCCCTGCGATGCGCCGCCGGGCCCCCCGCGGCCACGGCTGCGTTTGCGTGGGGATGACGAGCGGCGTGCCCGTCAGAGGGACGCGCGGGTGCGGCGTCGAATAGTTCAGGTTTGGAGGGATGGCCTCGTTCTGGAAGGCGAGGATGGCCTTGATGACGCCCGCGGCGCCGCCGGCGTATTCCAGCTGCCCGAGATTCGTCTTCACCGCGCCGAGCACGCACTTCGTCCCGTCGAGCCGTGGCGCGCCGAAGACGTCCTTGAGGGCCTGCAGCTCGATGGCGTCCCCAGCCCAGGTGCCCGAGCCGTGCGTCTCGACGTAGTCCACGTCCGCGGGGGTGAGCCCCGCGCTCGCGAGTGCGTCGCTCATCACGCGCCGCATCGCCGACACACTGGGCGCCGTGAGGCTCGCGCCACGGCCCGTGCTGGTGGATGCCCCTCCGCGCAGCAGCGCGAGCACCGGGTTACCGTCGGCAAGCGCCTGCGAGTAGCGCTTGAGCACCAGCAAGGCACAGCCCTCCCCCCGGACCGCGCCGTCCGCCTTCGCGTCGAACGCCTTGACGCGGCCGTCTCGGGACATGAGCTCAAGCTTGCAGAAATGGAATGAAATCTCTGGCTGCAGCAGCAGCGTCACGCCGCCGGCAATCGCGAGGTCCGACTCCCCTCGCCGCAGGCTCTCGGCGGCCAGGTGCAGCGCCACCAGCGACGAGGCGCACGCGGCCTCGATGGACAACGTCGGCCCGTGGAACCCGAACACGTGGGACAGGCGGCCGCTGGCGACGCTGGTGAGGTGGTCCGTCACGCTGAAGCCATCCAGGTGCCCGGGCTCGCGAACGCGGTTGTATCCCTGGTCCGCGAGCCCCACGAAGACGCCTGTGCGGCTGCCGACGAGCCCCGTCGGAGACTCGCCCGCGCTCTCTAGCGCCTCCCAGCAGACTTCCAGCAGCAGGCGCTGCTGCGGGTCCATCCGCGCCGCTTCCTCATCGGAGATGCCAAACGGCTGCGGGTCGAACTGCTCCGCGTCCTCCAGGAAGCCACCCCAGCGGCCGTACATCTTCCCGCGAGCGTCCGGGTCCGGATGAAAGAGCGCGTCGATGTCCCAGCGGCTCTTGGGGACCTCGGTGATGCCGCTCCTGCCTTCGTGCAACAGACGCCACAAGGCCTCAGGAGAGTTGGCGCCGCCCGGGAAGCGGCCCGCCATGCCGACCACGGCCACTGGGTCGTCCTCCTGCTCCTCGCTTCGTAGCAGCGCGAGGAGGGTGGACCGCTCTTCCGCAGTGAGACCGGAGAGCAGGCTCTCCATGGCACCGCGTACCTCGTCCTTCATCACCCACTCCTCCACCCGAGGTGCGCGACCACTCGCAGGGCGCCGAAGGAAGTCCCGAAAAGGAGGCCGCCCCGCCGAGTGCAGCGAACGTTGCCTTGTTTACAATTCCAGATGAAGAACTCGACAGGTCTGGTCTCTCGCGATGCCGCGCAAGACGCTCCACCTCACGAGCGAGATGGGCGTACGCCAGGAGGTGGCGAGTTGTGCGCGCTCGAGCCGGAGGACTCGGTCTGAGCCTGCTCCGATTGAGTGGCTCTCCCGCACTTTGTGTGAAGTCAGCCTGAGGAACCGGCCCCGGCAGCAGGCTGCCGGGGGTGGCGCGCAACACGGTAAGGCGCTCCCTGCGCTCCAGAGGCAAGGTGGAGAAGCAGGAGAGGCCCCAAGCGCGGCGGTTGAGACAGGCCGAGCAGAAGCGCGCGGAGGAGTTGTGGGAGGGGCAGGCAGAGGGCAACGCGGTGGTGGTCCAAGCGCTGCTGGCGGAGCAGGGCGTTGAGGCCAGCGTGCGTACGGTGCAGCGGGCCGTGAGGGAGCGGCGGCAGCAGGTGAGAGCCGCCGAGGTAGCCACGGTGCGCTTCGAGACGGCGCCCGGACAACAGATGCAGGTGGACTTCGACATGGTGCGCTACAGCGTGCCGCACCGGCCGGTGCGCCAGAGCGTCGAAGTCGCGGTGGAGGACGAGCAGGTGCGTATCTTCCACGCCGGACAGCTCGTCGCCACCCACGCCAGAAGCCGCCAGCCTCACGAGCGTGTTGTGAACCCTGCGCACTGGGAGGGCCTGTGGCGGCCGCACGCCGCGCAGTCCTCCGAGAGCAGTGCACCGCTCAAGCGCATCAGCATGGGAATCACCATCGCCCACTTCCCGGGGGTCAAGACGCTGGAGGACTTCGACTTCGTGGATGCTCGATCTGAGTTGCTGGGGCGAATCGACCTGTTGCTAGTGCCCGCATGGAATAAAGACATCACCAGCTTTGAACACTTGGTTCATTACCCAGTGAGAATGAAGGAACTCCTCCGTCAACGCCGAGTCGAAAAACTGGATGAAGCCCTGATCTGAGTACCGAGACAGGCCGCGCCCTACCTCGCTCGCCCTAGCCAGTAACGAGGGTAACAGCGCATCCTGCTTAGGGTTTCTATCGCTCTGCCCGCTTGTTCAAGTCCCGTGCTGCCAGCGACTGCTAGACCGGTTCCCCGGCGACGAGCACATAGTGACATGTGAAGTACGCGCGCGGAGGTGCGTACGAGCTTTCGCTCATCGACACCTTGATGAAGCGCGTGGGAGAAGCCCAGCCGGGCAAGACGTCTGTCCCGCGCTCAGGGGAGAGACCGGGCATCGTGCTCTGGTCGAGTCCTGTGGCGCTCCATGTGATTCCGTCGATGGACGACATGACGTCGTATTTCATCGCGCGCGCGCCGACGTGGCCATCTTTGGCCTTCCACCGAATCGTGAGCATTCGGACGATCGACGTCTGCTCAAGCTTGATCCAAAACCACGGGGAAGGGTCGCTCCCGTCGAGCGAGCTGTTCCAAAACGTTCCCCCCGCATTCGGTCCCTCGATGAGGCGATCGGCGGTCTGGGGTTTTCTATTGTACAGCGCCGGGAGCTCCGAGGATGCGCGCGCCTCCACGAGTTTGAGCAGCGGAGGGCCACCGAGCGCGGCGTCGACGGCGTCTCGCGCCGCGCGAGCGTCGATGCCTGTGGCGATGAGCGCATCCGCCATTTCGCCTCGGCTGAACCCGGGATAAAGACTCGGCGCGTACAACACCTGCGCGAGCTCGCTCGCTGAGAGCCCTCCGTAAACGCCAGGTGAGTGCAGCGCGCTCGCGATCTCGCCACTCGT encodes the following:
- a CDS encoding type I polyketide synthase: MSGADLAIIGMAGRFPGASTLERFWENIRSGADCVSDLTDAELRAAGVSEASLSNPKYVRRASVLDDIETFDAEFFGFSPKEVELIDPQHRLFLECAWEALENGGVDPGRYSGAIGVFAGTSYSTYLLRKFLREAGSMPVIEHLQLQVANDKDYLASRVSYKLNLRGPSLCVQTSCSTSLVAVHLACQSVLDGESDMALAGGVCLRVPQRVGYIYQEGGILSPDGRCRSFDARGAGTIQGSGLGVIVIKRLEDALKDGDPIRAVIKGSAINNDGASKVGYMAPSHEGQARVISEALSLAGVEPETVGYLECHGTATRVGDPLELQALAEVFSGVPRGTCAVGSVKANLGHLESAAGIAGLIKAVLVLERGELPPLAHFQEPNPGCDFPSTPFFVPPRAQPFPKGAHPRRAGVSSFGIGGTNAHVVIEEPSAPAARSVVAARPWSLLTLSARSEPALRAQARSHAAFLRSEAGRREALADICFTSGARRAHHTFRLAAVCRSHDELAEALDAYAEGAPHGHIVAGRTPHAEQRPQLTFLFTGQGSQYAGMGRELYESHPTFRKAIDRCARALEGVLPLPLTQVLFGEGSLLDQTQYTQPALFALEYALCEVWREWGVVPDAVLGHSVGEFPAACVAGVFELEEGIRLVAERARLMQQLPAGGVMVAVQGGEAEVRPLLAMHPAVSLAAFNGPSSVVLSGPAADVDTIAGALASRGTKIRALTVSHAFHSALMEPALPAFGRAAASVSFRPPKVAWVTNLTGEQALSISARYWEQQLRQPVRFAQGVQTLVKGGRGLFLEVGPQPVLSGLAASVLPPEAVCLASLRSGRDAWQTLMQSAGQLYVQGAALDWRALHGPARRCVALPGYAWQRERYWVDDPLPGRGGPEATGVRSDEAPGVTYALSWRSAPAPVAGSSSVAGWLVLCDASGVGASLVKALEARGERCLSLSAAEVTRELDAAAPFQGQIVQASSWAGTLGVVHACSLDAAATGLEALRAAEVRSTGSALRLVQALHAAGVTPLTRLWLVTRESQAVEGGEVDVSQAPLWGFARSVQQELPELSCRAVDLGAGDCTALAGQLLAELGTDGESQAAWRGERRYVARLERVRAAGGHAPSLRSDGTYLVTGGLGALGLQVAEWMVERGARHLALFARRPALQAHSGTLERLRSRGANVHVASVDVVDREALSHALVHVAKSMPPLRGVVHAAGVLDEAMLPQLTPERLRNVMAPKVDGAWSLHELTVGQPLELFVLFSSVGALFGAPGQANYGAANAFLGALAHHRHKLGLPATAVDFGPWAGAGMSSKLDAARWAAHRLCPMSPEAALGALGAALGSGRPQVAVAQVDWDGVFSDARRPPALFAELAAGRAGAAGSSPAAARIGERLKAAAPHEVDELLVAHVRGELGEVLGHPPSRPPEPWRGFYELGMDSLSAVHFRRRMEAAFDVPLATSALFDHSTVERFSRYLKGRLFPGAPASVAASAPVAPQPRTDAAAAEVEGLSADEVSAELLELTRSVLSEEDLGE